A region of the Hydra vulgaris chromosome 12, alternate assembly HydraT2T_AEP genome:
AccaaataataagtatattttcAAAGCACTCCTTTCATTGATAATACACAAATCATGGATATCCAATGAAATTTTAATACCTGTtgactttgtttatttttatttttttgcagtagtaatagtagtagcagcagcagcagcagcagtGGCGGATTGAGACTTTTttgggcccggggctatttctTTTTGGAGGccgttttatatgaaaaatgtaCACAgcctaaaaaatagttaaaaaaaaagaggttgTCAAAGTTAGTTCAATGCCCCTAAAATTGTGGAGCCTGAGGCTATAAGCCCCTCCCACCTTATTCTAGCACtgagtagtagttgtagtagtactagtaatagtagtagtagtagtagtagtagtaatagtagtagtagtagtaatagtagtagtagtagtagtagtagtagtagtagtagtagtagtagtagtagtagtagtagtagtagtagtaatagtagtagtagtagtagtagtagtagtagtagtagtagtagtagtagtagtagtagtagtagtagcaattatcttattttgtaatttttatagaCTACAGCTCATTCGAAGAGATATTGAAAGATGTTAACTCTAATATTGCAAACTACGGAGTTCTAAACATTGATGTTTTAATGAACATGGATTTTAAAACCGCATACTCTGATGTCAGTATGGTGCAGTTGTTAGGCATTCCTTCACCAGTTTTAATAATGTATGGAAGTGACACAAACATAATGGGATTATCAAATGATAATGTTTCAGTTTGTATAAATAAGGAAAAAGCTGAAGCGCTTAGCAACattatagaaatatattataaaaaacctaTCGTAAGTATGTATACATCGTggataagtattttatatatatatatatatatatatatatatatatatatatatatatatatatatatatatatatatatatatatatatatatatatatatatatatatgtatgtatataaatatatatatgtatatatatatatatatatatatatatatatatatatatatatatatatatatatatatatatatatatatatgtatatttatatacatatatatatgtgtgtatatatatatatatgtatatacagtatcggacaaaacgagtgcaaccaaataatgctaatttagtttctttatataaaagtgctgcattttttcaatttagagaaaaactatgtaactgtttagagacaaagTTCTTCAAgctttattcatcacaaagttcattatttgtacacgaaaattaataaattaatcaaaagtattaaaaaaagttgatttccttctagacaaaacaagtgcaactcgacaaaatgttgaccaagctgtatttggctatcaatatttcgtggcgaatcctttgttgtcgatcatagccttgcatcttcgaggcatagattcgatcaagtgatcaataaaactttgtggaatcgctgcccaggccttttggatttgttcaaacagttgatccttattacgaacaccttcacgattaattctgcggttgacgatctcccacaggttctctcAGGTTCGGAGATTGAGGCGCCCAATCCATCagcgataggtggttgtcttgaaaccactgcttgactacttttgcagtgtgtttcggatccttgttttgctgaaaaacccattttattggcatattccattcagcatgaggtaacataacatctttcaggatatttttatacatgaaacggtccattaacGGGTGATGCGGAAGTTATCGGACAAATCCTAATTTCATTATTTGAgcataataattagtttttgtggttttatgcATAGGCATAAAtgttctataaaatataaactttattatttgaaacacaattatttaaaatgaggtTAAATGCAGCTGAACGAGAATCTTTTCGAAAGcgactaaaaatgttttttgtaaataaacctaatataaaaaaaaaaatcattttgaaaaggaAGGATTTGCTCGAAGTACAATATATGATAACCTAAAAAGACTTGAAACTGTTCAATCGTTTTCTGATAGAAAGAACCCTGGTCGTCCGACATCCTGGACTAGAGAAAAGAAAGCCGAATTAACGAGACTTGTCAACAATCGAAAAGGGGTCAGTCAGAGAAAAATAGGTATTAAATTTGGTGTAAATCAATCGACAATTGATcgtcagttaaaaaaaaatgaatattaaatatagaaaacgTGAAGACTCCAAAATACACTATAGAACAACAAATAAAGGCAAAGAAAAGAAGCAGGAAACTAGTTAACCAACTCTATAACACAAAATCGCTTCTAGTCATCGAtgacaaaaaatacttttgttttgcaGGGGACAACATGCCTGGAAATTCTGGATACTACacaaacaacaaaaagacaTGCCCAGAAAGTGTTCGTTTTATAGGAAAAgagaaatttccaaaaaaattattaatgtggATAGCCATATCTGACCGTGGTATGTCCGAGCCATTGTTTCGCACTTCCAAGGCTGTAGCGATCAATTCATCaatctatattaatgaatgttTAGAAAAACGACTTCTTCCATTTATTCACAAGTATCATGGAGactttaactatttattttggcCAGATTTAGCAAGTTCTCATTATTCTAAAGATTCTCTAAATTGGATGGACCAATATGTCTATTACGTTGATAAAGAATCCAATCCCTCAAATGTGCCTCAAGCACGaccaattgaaaatttttgggGACATTTGGCACAGAAGGTTTACGAGGGAGATTGGCAAGCGTCAACAGAGCAAGTTTTGATTGATCGCATTAAACTAAAACTACAAGAaattgatttaaacattttacagtCGCATATGAAAGGCGTCAGAGCAAAATTGAGATCAATTGCAGATGGTGgtgttttttcatataaaaaataatatatttttattaaaagataaatgctttattttaaaaaaatataataatagtttgtttttttatttataaataagttattgacGTTTTTATTTTGTCCGATAACTTCCGCATCACCCGTTATTCCAtcgtttcgatgtattggacctagaccgttagcagaaaaacacccccagaccattacattggcTCCActatgcttcacggtcttatggcagtaacgtaaatcgaggtgTTTTCCGGCCGGTTGACGTAcgcggcaaatgccatcgctcccaatgatgtcgaacttcgattcatcactgaacaggacagttcgccatttctgcacattcaaaggtggaacgcggtctcccacctttgttatctgctgccaacttccccgtagaacgatatttggaacatagtcttgatacggtccattttttcacgctatatttatcacaaatacttttttatgacATTCCACTTACATAATCGCCAATAATTCTCTTTCTTAGTttcaatccaagactgtcgggagccatttttgcacttgaagtcataaaaaaaaaaaaaaataataatcacgcttctcaaggcttaccgtgttacatttaccttgtgatgatacaataatgctctgtggaacacaacgtcttggttagatgtggactgtattgatgtaatgaaacacttgttgtatttcacttcttgtattgatgttcttcgataaaacactttgataaaactcacttcgataaactgtcttgataatactgactgattgacttccatatactgactgaattacatgtcgatttacatgtctcttatatggtaaaatgaacctgtgtgaacctgttctggaagattctagatgcttcttttcgatgcttctggaagcttctggatgcgtctggatgcttctgaatgtttctggatatttctggatgcttctggaaacttctgtatacttcctttaattattaaaaaacttccgtgacgttgacacggaccagacttaagaaaatgaaaccaaccaaaaaagttgcacttgttttgtccgctggaaaatggcacttgtcaacgaaattctgcctgtgtgctgtcacctgtcagctgattgctcatgtcatggcatgctatgactccagactcctgaactgtttgctgtggtagtatagttcgtttcgtttttaagacatgtaaaattaggaacactttttcgatgttggttgcaaatgttttgtccaatactgtatatatacacacatactgtatatatacatgtttatatatatatttatatatgtatatatatttatatatatatatgtatgtgtgtatatatatatattatatatatatatatatatatatatatatatatatatatatatatatatatatatatatatatatatatatatatatacacacgtaCGCACGCACgtgctctgttttttttttatctcttttaacttttttttttttactttagattgATATTGAGACTGTGCAATCATTGCCAGATTTAATACAAGGAAACgattatataaaatttcctGGAATAGGTGTTTTATGTTTGATATTTGTATTCATTGTGAAAGATATTGCTCAGTTTACGTATTATAAATGCAACGgtaaaaagcaaaagaaaattgAAAGTAATAACATTGATGTTCCTTTGGCTGTCATTTCTAATAATCACGTAAACGGCGAGAAAAAGCATACTGATATCAGCAAAGATATAGCGCAGATTAAAGAACAAATTATGAAGTTAAATGCTATTAatatgtataaacaaaaatgtccGGTTTGCTCGTGGCAAACGTAATgcgtttttgaaataaatttccAATGAATATTTACGCAACTGAAAGAAATTGTCAATAATGCTTATTTTACAAGAAGTTTCATATAAatgtacaataaatatttttaataatagattgtgcattataaatagaaaagcgtttttctaaaaggagctatatcacatttttattgttttgataaaaaacaattaaactaaTTATCACGCgaagtattttttgaatcttattaattttgtaatcgTAAATAAAGATGATGACCAAACTTCTTTATTCATAATAACATGGTTTGATttgtacttttttcaataaagaatTCGAATCttgaaaaaactcaatttagGAAAAAATCAACTCTTTAGGAAAACGCTCTTCAATtagcttaaaattaaaagatcttTGAAGAGGCggttaaatttatttcaaaataaaaattagcgttggttgtatttttttactttgtaaaagtaaataaatttattttaaaaaaacataaaaaatgctaaatctCTTTACCCGTCAGTTACGATTGGTTCGCGAGACaacaaaactaatatatatttacccGGGTCGCTAATTCCCCGATAGTGCAACGTTGACGTAACGCTTACTTATTAATCATGTggaagttgttttattttaaagctcattaattacctaaaaaatatgcgtcaaaacaaatttatattatttaatacgTTCGCTGCCGAGCTATTTTAAACTATGCTTAGTTTCTTTGCTGAGCCGTGATGTCTGCAATGATTAATTTTTGCAAAGGCTGTTTTTCGCGATTTCATTCTCATTGACAAGGCTAGATATCaacatttcaataaataaaatatttgtaatcaaaaataattctatagtattttttattctgaATATAACTGACAAAAAATAAGCACTACGAGTATACTCGAACTTTGGCAATggagaagaaatttttttctactgtGCCAAAGTACGAGTTAACTCGTAACACCGTAATGAGTATAACTCATTGCGGTGACTACACCTtatcaagatgtaattgagaacttgaaagttgtaattaagaaacattagatgtaatttagaagatgaaagttgtaaataagaaatcgtaagatgtaattgagaagataaaagttgtaattgagaaatgtttataatatagatTATCAGAAAGaagttatttgtatttttaattttgtagctTTAGTTTACCTTGTAATATTAGGTTTGATCCTAATTTGGCCAAGGTGGCCATATGGGTtggttttcaataaataataatatattatcaataaaatataaaagtgatGAAAAGGGATTTGTGGTTGGCGGTAACTCCGTACCTTCCAAGGatattattctttatattattattacttacttttatattattattatttacgaTATTATTATTACCAAAATCTTATTCTAAACAAGTTTCTTATTCAATTCAGAATCGCGGACCACTTTTGTGGAAAAGATTTCCAAACATTGTttccggaaaaaaaaaaatctcttcatCAGTTTAAAACTGAttcaaaacagttatttttaaacgcagattttgatttatattattataagtctttcttttaaaaatagatcagatatataatttaaaaactgaaaaacaagTTAATTATTCGTATTTTCGTAATtattcgaaagaaaaaaaaaaaaaaggttaaaattttttgacaataatcattatcaaaaatcacattttctcgctttttattttattttttgtgcgtatttatatatataaagttattatatattcacTTTTACTTTTACCTAATCTAGTTATgatattttactttatcttttatatattttacttaaaatatatataaagttttatatattaactctTACTTTTACTCAATCTATTTATGATATTATGTATTAAAcgatattttactttatttattatatatcttttgtAAACAttcatctaatttttcttttatgttatatattctTGAAgcaactttgtaaaaattataaattgtaacacGGTGCTTGGCGATAAGGCAAattatgccttcttcttgctccggccattaacttaattgtaaatttatggAAACTGTCAAATTTGTTAAAcggcaaaataaaataaaataataaaaaaaaaataataataataatatttaaatttccgCTAAGgacccaattgtatgctgtaTGCTTATATTTGACACCTAAAGTTTGTGCCAGAGTCGCAAAATGACGATTGGGTCGTCATTTCGCTCAGTACATTCAATAACTCATTCGATGAAGATAAAACATAATGTTTTCTTTCAACTTATTCGGTTGTACGTATTTCATGTCTACAAATTGGATAAGGTGGTTCTGGTTGTTCCAAAAGTGGATGTTAAACAAATTTAGTGAAATAAATGCACGGATTCAATTAATAACAGACTTTCTGTTTATAGTGTATTGACAAATAACACAATGACCTTTCAGTTCGATTTCTGTATTACTGTATTGCTCTGGTGCATACAAATgctaaatttgatattattaacttattaaaatgcatgtacaagaagttttttattatgACCTTTAACCTTACATTGTGAATTTGCAATTACAAATAATGTATTCTCATTTCCATATTAcgatttcttaattaaaaattttgtttttccaaTTACATATTGCGATTTCTTACTTACATGTTAggtttctcaattacattttaaaatttcttaattacattttgtgtttcttaattacatattgtGACTTCTAAATTACATGTTGTATTTCTCAATTGCATCTTCcttttcttaattacaactttcaagttctcaattacatcttgaaaaggtatAGTAATGTAGCTTATTTGAtgcaatattattataaatagtgtttaaatttttttgcacatGCACATGCACATTGGGAGTTATCATGAgtaaaaaaggtaatttttattttgttttcttaattcTAAATTGTTGTGTTTTTTAGACAAGaagctaaaataaatttgataactAAATTATACTGCATGTTATTAAAAATgcgaaaaaaaatttgatttacaCAAcgtttacaaaatgttttttaatatattaaaaaacattttagtgtGCACTTCGAATTTTTTTACACGGTATACtaattaatgtgttttatagataagtaatttattttttataaatagataatttataaatttatctatctCATATTAGCTCAATACAGATATTCCACAATTGGATCAGCATATATGATTATGGAAGATTGTGAGGATAGTGAAGATGATGATATTGAAGATTCGGATTCATTTTTTGCTTATACTACTACGTCTTCGCGCTTGACTGTATCAGAATCAGGTTCTGAAGATAATAACACTGAAGAAAGTGatgaataaaattgtaaaacaaattcAATTTACTGCCGATCCTGGTTTGAAGATAAACGTGGAGAACAAGAAACCATTAGATTTCTTTAGACTATTTGTTACATAAGAGTTTATAAATACTATGGTAGTTGAAACTAATTGCTACACaacgcaataaataaataagcagCGTCCTCTCAGAAGAAGCTCACGTTTTAAAGATTGGAAACCAATAAATTCAGAAGATATGCGGCAGTTTCTTGGAGTTCTTCTTCATATGGGGTGTGTCAAAATGCCATCTTTAGAACACTATTGGTCTAAGAATAGTCTCTTTAGAGTTCCCTTATTTTCTAGAATAATGCCACGAAATAAATTCCAACTAATGTTACGGTTTTggcattttattaacaatgaaGATTCAGGTAGTGGACGCTTGTGTAAAATTATTGGACTTCTCGATTACTTAAATAATACTATGGATAACATCTACtgatctaataaaaatatatcaatcgATGAGTCAATGATGCTTTGGAAAGGGCGTCTTGTATTCAGGCAGTATGtgaaaaataaaagacataAGTATGGTATCAAGTTCTATGAGCTTTGCGAATCAGATGGTATTGtactaaaagtaaaaatctaCTCTAGCGAAACAACTTTCGGGAAACATTTGTTGGGTCAAACGGGAGCTATTGTTTTAGACTTAATGGAAAAGTTTCTGGGAAAAGGTTACCACCTGTACACCgataacttttttgattttctttgagTTAACAAAGCACatgacaaatcaaaaaacaaacatttttaatactttaagaaCTGACCGAAATTCAAATCCAAAAGAATGTACAAAAGCAAAACTGAAACAGGGAGACGTTATAAGCAGAAGCAGAGAGGGTGTAGTGGTTGCTAAATGGAAAGGCAGAAGAGACGTGCTAATAATTAGCAACTTGTATTCGTTGCAAATGATTGAAGTGACAAACAGAAGAGGAGAGAAGAAAGTGAAACccaatattattaaagattacaATCAATGTATGTCAGGAGTAGATAGGGCTTAACAAATGGTATCATATTATGATTGCCTAAGAAAGACAATTagatgttataaaaaagtagCACTTTATCTCTTtgatacttttttgtttaatgctTACTGTCTAAACAGCAAATATGGACTAGATAAAACAATTTCCTTGCTTAAGTTTAGAGAATTAGTTGTTACGGATTTGTTGGGTGAACGTTTGAATGAAATTGTGCCTCAAATCACCAATAATAGCTTCCACTACTTATCTTCAATACCAccaaatgaaaagaaaaaattcccTACAAAACCATTTCGAGTCtgctctaaaataaaacttaaagaaacaCGATATGAATGTACTGTTTGTGAAAATAGACCTCCGTTATGTATTCACGAATGTTCCAGAATGTATCATTCAAAAGAATAGGAttacactttaatttttatgaaataaaattaaaagattatcaatattttacttttatctgtTTTAAGCTATTTCTGTCTTCATCAGCATTTAAATTAGGTTccttggatttttaaaataaaaacttgtatgTAATATTTTCTGAAATCAAATGTGAAgctaagaagaaaaaaaagtgaaatgacAAAACCAGTCAtgcacaaatattatttgaaataagttaGTATAACTACGAGTTTACTTGGAGTTGGCAAACTCATGACGCCAGCTTACTACGAGTATTCTCGTATTTGGCAAATATTAAAGCCCCGCTAACTACAAGTATACTCGTTGTTGGCAAATAAATGACGCCAACTTACTACGAGTGTACTCGCAGTTGGCAAATAAATGACGCCAACTCACTACGAGTATACTCGTAGTTGGCAGCGAACGTGTTAGACTTTATCAACTTATTGAGTTACCATATTGTGCGGTGCAGTGGTTATGTCATAAACTTTTAGTATTTAGTAcgtatatttgtaaattaatatatgTCACGTAATGACGTCTTTTTTCACGGTATTTTGAGTGGGTTTTTCTTACGGCAATTATCTTGGCACTTAAGTAAGGTTTTATTTGTAACATAGTTACAGATAATTGCCAGTTTTATTACAGggttttgcaaagttataacTGCACGTTTGCAAAATCATAAGtgcatatatatttgtttagatattatttttttagctttaaaaaataaaaaaattgtgcaaaatattaaattaaattacagcaTAGCAAttaataagtgtttttttttttttataaaacaaaggatccaaaatcaagaaaaaacggAGTCGAGAAAAAACTCCGTCCGGAGTCGAGAAAAAATCTCGATAAAactttgttataaattaaaaaattaaactatctAGTTGATAATTAAACATtgttcttatatttattttttttaattttatatatttcgatttataattaacaataaacttttaaaaaatttatgtttataaacttcTGAGTTCTAAGATATTTTTCTTATCACAATCTTTTAACGAACaagttatatctaataaatggcTTTCTAACCAGCATTGGTTAGAAAGAACACTGTTCCATGTAGTGCGGTTGTCGAGCAACAGTCCTTTGTCATGCGAAGATCCGTAAATTTTGTgtattattcttttaagaacTTCATATCGAAAcgatgaatattttaaaaacttaattagtaTTCGAAGTTTCTGTAgatttttttcgatattttctT
Encoded here:
- the LOC105847490 gene encoding uncharacterized protein LOC105847490 isoform X3, giving the protein MFIYGDIVPKSVIGRFLSTIWMIISLIIISSLTASFSSIISTNSFLSIKKEQVAVLKDSLDLEIVHKSFESTKLKDYSSFEEILKDVNSNIANYGVLNIDVLMNMDFKTAYSDVSMVQLLGIPSPVLIMYGSDTNIMGLSNDNVSVCINKEKAEALSNIIEIYYKKPIIDIETVQSLPDLIQGNDYIKFPGIGVLCLIFVFIVKDIAQFTYYKCNGKKQKKIESNNIDVPLAVISNNHVNGEKKHTDISKDIAQIKEQIMKLNAINMYKQKCPVCSWQT